ATCCTAATACGTCGCTTTATTCATTGTGCGGTATCTTGTTGCGAGCGAAAGTAATATCCTTTTGTTTATCTTGACCCTTGATGAGAAAATCATCTGGCGCAAGCAGATGCCACACAATAAGCTAATCTGGGCATGTGCCCATATTAGATTTCCCAAATTCTCGTTCATCAAAACTGTGATAGGTCCAGACCCGCCACTCCTATTTCTCCATCACATCGGTTTGCTCTTGTTTCTGTTCGCAAGGAGAGGCGGGAGGAGCACCATCCAAGGAGAAGAacgaggaagagaagaggagagaaaTTGCAACCCCTAATCCCCGTTCAGGTACTCGGTTTATCTCCTCTTTGGAACATTCTCACTTATTATCTTTCAACGAGGGTTGTCTTATTTTTATGGGGAGAGGAATGGGCTAATAACTAATTACTGGATGTGAGTTGTTCTTCCAAAGTTCCAATAGTAGACATCCATAAGACGGTCTTGGGGAGATGGCGATCCTGCGTTCATGTATATTCCTTTTTATGACAAGTACCAATTTGTTTCGAGGTCCAGGGaaaatttatatttatttaatatCAATTTGGATTTCATGACTAGTCATGGCCTGCTATTGTTGAAAGTTGACATAAATCATAGATAAAGGAAATTCATTGGAGAGAGAATCTACCTCAATTATTTTCTGGGAGTTGCAATCTTGAATATATCTTTATGTACCTATAACCTAAATTGTTTCGGATGAAAATCAGGAATGTGCTCTCtttaaaatcaacaagaatGTGGCCACTCGGGTCTAAAGCCCATTATCTCTTGAAAGTTGGAGTGCTAAGTAAAATGCATATAGATCGATTCTTCCAAAACAAATGGTGCTTATTAGTTATTATCTTCGTACATAATCACAACATCTGGGATTTACAATAACAAGATGATTGTCCTACATTATGTTTCTTATTCTTATCAGACTTGCACGTAGAGTATGGGAAATCTTGCAACAAAATGGCGAAAGGTTTTAAAGGAGGCATTAACCTTACGGCCTGCAGGCCGATTTCTTCAACGCCATCCTTCAGTTCTCTGcttattgttttttcttgtaatattgTACAAGTACTTCTTCAGCTGGTTTACCCTCCTTTTGGCCGCATCACCTATCTTCCTATTCACTGGCTTCTTCCTTGGAATCATTCTAGCTTATGGTGAACCAAACAATCCAGAAAATGATCATGTCTACAAAAAGATACAAAAAGTTAAAAGTCGGAATATCCATGATAATGGTAAATCAGCTGGGGGTGTATCTCTTCAAAGAATTCTATCTAGTGAGGAGGCCAAACACAACAACAGAGAGCAGAAAATCCAGAAGGGAGTTCAAGGTGGATGCTCTTCTTCTGAATCAGGATCAGCTGCATCAGATGGCTCAGAAACCGATACCCATCCAATGCTCCACACATTTCATCAGCTTAGGTCAGGCACCAGTTCATCAGTGTCATCTCAAGATGGCGATTCCAATGAACGTAGCACTGACGATGAAACTGAGAAGGAAGAGGTCAATGCTGACAATGAACATGACGAGGAAGGTGTTAAAGTTGTGGCATGGAGCGCTGATGATCAGAAGAACATACTAAAAATTGGATGTTTGGAGATAGAGAGAAACCAAAGGTTGGAGATGTTGATTGCTAGGCATAGGGTTAGGAAAGACGTAGATAGGAACTTGATAGATTTTGGTAGTGGTGATTCCATCCCAACAGTGGAGGAGTTATCAAAGTTCAATGTTCAAATTCCAACTGTTTTTGCACCTAGGAGAAATCCTTTTGACCTTCCCTACAATGAAGAAAACTTCCCGGATTCTGCTCCATCCGCACCGTTGAAAATGAGAAGCACGTTTGATCAGACATGTGAGCAAGAAGATGAGGGTAGCTCCACTACAGGAGATAACTCAAGTAATGTCGAGCCTATTCTTGTTCCATCTCAACCACATATAAGCATGGCACTTAGGAGGCATGAGAGCTTCACAGAAGGAGCACCATTCCTCAGTGACTTCTGGCAAGATTTACAGCCATCTCGGTTTAGACCACATTTTGTTATGGAAAAGAGGGCAAGTGACGGACATGCGGTTCCCAATCTTGAAGGAGAAAATAGTGAAAATAGCTCTGTTCATGACTCGGAAAGTACTTCTTCAGTTACTGATCAAGGAGTCCAGAAAGAGCTATTGGAGGATAGCCGAAACCAAGGACATGTGTCTTCATTCAGTCAAACAGATGAAGAACCTCCTTTGGACCAAAATATGAGAGAGATTCCTTGTCCTCTTGACATCGAGCCACCGGTACTAATTAGCGATTCATCAGATGATGACATGTCACTACCTGGTGGACATATAAATGATTGGGAGGAAGCTCAAGACACCGAGAATTTGAATTCATCACATAGTATACCGTTGGAAGATCTTAGCGTTATGGAATACCCACAAGAAATGGAGATGACAAGCAACGATTTCCATCAAATGTCCCCGCATTCAGATGATCCTGAGTTACTGTCATCATCAACAGAAAGCACTAACCCTTTTGAAGttcaaaaaaatgaagaaccaGGTAATCTCAGAAATATCACTTATTTCTATGAATTTATGTCATGGATCTCAAGTACTATTGAGCAATAATTTCCTTCTTTCTAGGCAAGGAACTAGAGATCATTGATGACACCCAGATTGCTGATCCAGTGTatgatacaagtccatcggGAAGTGATAAGCATTCGACAACGGATTCAACGGTTAATGCATTTTTCCTGCAAGGAGGTAACTAGTAACTGAAATAACTTCATTTAACTCTGCAGATAACATTTCCTTCATTTTCAAATAGCATAGTATTATGAAGCAGGTAATGGTTGTACTTTTGATGCTGAAGCAAGCATGGAAGAAGGGTGTTCACCATCAAGGACTAAGGTTGCTTCCAGTGAGACAACTATGTCAAGTTTGCATTTAGTGGAGGAAAGCAAACTTAGACAAAGCAAAACATCAGAGATAAGTGGGCATGTGATTGTTTGCCACGATGGAATACACACAGATTCTTTCAGTCATGTAGACTCGACAATATTGGATATTAGTTCTCATCCAATAACCAGCAACTAGCCTAGCTAGCGTTAAATCTTAAGACTAGGACAAATTCTTATGTGATTTTAGTTATGAATCTATCCATGTATAGCTTAGCAAGAATGTTGTTCATGAGATGTCTTGAAGTTGCAAATATCCGACATGGCATACTTGTAAATATGCTTAGTTATGAATCTATCCATGTATAGCTTAGCAAGAATGTTGTTCATGAGATGTCTCGAAGTTGCAAATATCACATTTTACGCCGTACTTGTAAATTTATGACAATGTTTATCCCATTTTAAATATGCTTTTACCCCTTTGCAAACTTGTTACAATCTTTATCACTATTTGACTAATTTGCTCAGCTCAGACATGATGGGCCAACCTA
This is a stretch of genomic DNA from Brachypodium distachyon strain Bd21 chromosome 1, Brachypodium_distachyon_v3.0, whole genome shotgun sequence. It encodes these proteins:
- the LOC100840168 gene encoding uncharacterized protein LOC100840168; translated protein: MGNLATKWRKVLKEALTLRPAGRFLQRHPSVLCLLFFLVILYKYFFSWFTLLLAASPIFLFTGFFLGIILAYGEPNNPENDHVYKKIQKVKSRNIHDNGKSAGGVSLQRILSSEEAKHNNREQKIQKGVQGGCSSSESGSAASDGSETDTHPMLHTFHQLRSGTSSSVSSQDGDSNERSTDDETEKEEVNADNEHDEEGVKVVAWSADDQKNILKIGCLEIERNQRLEMLIARHRVRKDVDRNLIDFGSGDSIPTVEELSKFNVQIPTVFAPRRNPFDLPYNEENFPDSAPSAPLKMRSTFDQTCEQEDEGSSTTGDNSSNVEPILVPSQPHISMALRRHESFTEGAPFLSDFWQDLQPSRFRPHFVMEKRASDGHAVPNLEGENSENSSVHDSESTSSVTDQGVQKELLEDSRNQGHVSSFSQTDEEPPLDQNMREIPCPLDIEPPVLISDSSDDDMSLPGGHINDWEEAQDTENLNSSHSIPLEDLSVMEYPQEMEMTSNDFHQMSPHSDDPELLSSSTESTNPFEVQKNEEPGKELEIIDDTQIADPVYDTSPSGSDKHSTTDSTVNAFFLQGGNGCTFDAEASMEEGCSPSRTKVASSETTMSSLHLVEESKLRQSKTSEISGHLSKNVVHEMS